Below is a genomic region from Streptomyces sp. NBC_00461.
ACTGCCGTACTTGTCGCGGACCTCGGGAGCGCGAAGCAACTGGCTGACGCGTCGGGGCTGACCGTGACCACCGGCACTCCCGCGTACATGGCACCCGAACAGGCCTTCCAGACCAGCGGGTTCGACGGCCGAGCCGACGTGTACGCCCTCGGTGTCGTCGCGTTCGAGCTGTTGACCGGGTGCAAGCCGTTCGGTTCGCGCGGCCGCACAGTCCTTGCCCCGCAGCAGGCATCGACGTCAACGTTGCCGACAATGCCCAGAGAGCTGGGCGTCGCGGCCGGCATCGAAACACTTCTTCGCGCTGCGCTGTCCGTAGAACCCGAGGAACGACCGCAAACCGCGCAGGCGTTCGCGGACGCGCTGCTGTCACGAGGGGAAGAGGAGTGGACGCCGGCCAGGCCTTCGGGGCCGACGCGGCTTGCGGTCTGGCTCGCGGCGGTCGTCGTGTTCCTGATGACAATGGTGCTGACCTGGTCGTTCCGCTGAACCTGGACGGTGACCTGGGCCCTCCCAAGAGTTCATGCAGATGCTCGGCGAATGGGCCTGGTGGCTCCCTGCGCCACTGACCCGACAACTGCCCAAGGTGTCCATCGAACGCCCTGAACACACCTGACCAGCGCCCCGAGCGTCCAGACACCAAAGGCATGACGGAAGGAACGGGAACGTTCTGTGGGCTCTCCGGCGGCTGTCGTGCAACCCGTATGGGTGAGGCTTCGCAGCGGCGAGGGACGGGCGTCGACGGGTGTCACCGCTGTCTTCCGAGTGGTGCGGAGCGCACCGGCGATGCGCGGGCACCGACACTCTCCGCCGACGGGCCAAGGCACCGGTGATCACGTTGTCGCCGGTCGGACAAACCCTGGTCCTGCTCCACCCTGGGAACCCCGCGGTCACCTGCAGAGGCGTCACTTCTCCGCCCACCGGGCCGGGGGACCCGGTGGGCGGAGTGGCTTCGGCGGGCCTAGCGGGCGGGAGATCCGTTTTGGGCGTCGGACGTGGACTGCCACGCCTGCATGCCCGCTCGGGACGCCTCCTTGGCCTGCCGCCACTTCATGGCTGCCTGCTGGGTCGGGGGCACGTCCATGTCGCGGATCATGCGCCGGCCTGCCGCGAACACGGCGGAGGCCGCGATGGCCATGCCTGCGCAGGCCACCACGGCACCGGCCGCGGTGAGCACCGCACCGGTCGTGACGAGCCGAGTGTCGATCTCTATCGTCCGCTGGGACTGGTGGTGATGGTTCATGACTCCACCATCCAATGGGGGGAACCAGATCGCATCCTCGCGGGCTACCCGTCGGAGCTCGGCGGACCGTCCGTCGCCGTCCTATTGAGTGCGAACCCGGGCGCCGCCCGCGCGATGAGTGCGGGCAGCGACTGAGGTCCGGAGCCGCTACCCAACGGCAGCACCGCGGCGGAGGGTACCGTCAGGAGCCGAGAATCCGGCTCTTCTGCTCCTCGAACTCCGCATCGGTGAGCACCCCTTGGGCTTTGAGCTCACCGAGCTCCTTCAGCTGGGCAATCGTGCTGTTCGGGTCGTCGGCCGACTGGGTGGGCGGAGGAGGCGCTGGGGCTGCGTCGGGCTGCTCTGCGGCCTGCTGCTGGGCCCAGCGGCCCTGCTGGCGCCGTGACACTCGATTGGAGACGGCGGTTGCGGTTCCGGCGACGGCGGCTGTGCGCGCGACCCCTCGGATCAGACCTGGCATTGTTTCTTCTCCCCGGTGTCTCTGGTTCTGGGTGCTGGTTCTTGAGACGACCCCGGCTCCGAAGGCCAGATGGTCGCGCTCCGGTGGTGGACCGATCAGCTCAGGACTCGGGCCCGGCTACGGAAGAAGAGCCCGGTTCGGCCGCGTCGAGCGACGCCAGGACGGCTTGGACCGGGACTCGCCCGTCGGCCACCAGTTGCGCGCCACCGCGCCGGAGAGCCTTGGCGAGCGGCGCTGCCCACAGGTTTTCGTAGACCAGAATGCCTGCGGAGTCGCCGGGCTCGAGAATGGCGGCCGCCTCCTCCAAGTCGTCCTGGCCGAGCAGGCCGGAGGAAGCCCCTTCGAAGACGGCCAAGTCGGCTTTCCCGTCCCCGGTCAGGTCGGCGAGCTCCATGGCAACGACGGAGTTGTCGGGCTCCTTCTTGACGAACACCAGATCCATGATCCGGATCGTGCCTCGGTCGGCCAGATCGACCAGCAGGGGAAGCCCTTCCCCCGTCATGTGACTGCCCGGAAATTCGACCACCAGGTAGTCGATCGGCCCCATCTCGTCCACATTGATGGCCACGGTCATCCCTCACTCACTGTCTGGTCCACGGAGTTGCTCGGCCGACGGGGCGACCACAGCAGCCCGGCTTTCGCCGATGGGGAGTTCGTACGCGGCCCGAGATCCCTGTTCACTGCCGGGCCATGTGCATACGCATCTCGCTGTCCGCGTCGACGATGAGCTCGCCCGCCAGGTCGACGGTCACGCTGTGGAGCGTGCCGGTGAACCGGAAGGGTGTCCCGTAGTCAAGCGCGACGCGTTCACCGGCTGAGCGGGGCAGCCCTCGGCTCCCAGGCCCTGGCGCCACGGCCCCCCGGGAGGTGAGCGCTCTCGTCCATACGGTCCATCCGGGCGTGCTGACGCGGTGCCAGGCGGTGGGAATGGAGACAAGAACCACCCCGGAGCCCTGGAGCGCCCATGACCGGTCCGCACGAGCCGTCCGAGCCCGACGACGGCCCGAAGGGAGAGGCGAGTGACGCGGCGGGTGGTGGACACCAGGGTGGCTCCGCGGGTGGACGCATCGCACGGAAAACCGTCTCTGCGGTGCTCATCGTGCTCACCTGCATCCTCGTGCCGGTCGCCCTGCTCACGGTCTGGGTGAGCGACATCGTGCTGGACACCGACCGGTACGTGGCAACGGTCTCACCGCTGGCCTCGGATCCGGCGATCGAGGACGCGGCGGTCAAGCGCATCACCCATGCCGCCGACGTACGAGTGAATGGCAACCAGGTCACCGCGGACATCGCGGCCTGGCTGCAGTCGCAGGGGCTGCCGCCGAAGGCCGCGCAGGCACTGAAGGGGCTGGGCCCGCAGTTCGACTCCGCGGTCAACGACACGGTCGAGAAGGTGGCCACCCGCTTCGTGCAGAGCGACCGATTCGAGAAGATCTGGACGAACGCCAATCGGAGGGCCCACACAGCGGTCGTTCATGCGCTCACCGGGGAAGGCAGTGGCGCCGTGGGCGTGAACGGCGGGACGGTCACTCTCGACGTCGGTGAAGCCGTCGACCAGGTCAAACAGGCGCTCGTGGACGCCGGCGTATCCCCCGCCGCCAAGATCCCCGCGGTCGACAAGCAGATGGTGCTCTTCCAGTCCGACCAACTGGAGAAGATCCGCAAGGGCGCCCATCTGCTGGACGTGATCGGGAACTGGTTTCCCGTGATCGTCGTGGTGATCGGCGCCGCCGGCGTGCTGTTGGCCCACCGGCGCCGCCGGG
It encodes:
- a CDS encoding serine/threonine-protein kinase, yielding MQKLGRYLLEDRLGAGSFATVWKAYDPELDTDVAVKVLADNWASNADVRQRFLAEARLLRRISSPRVVRVHDVGVQDDRPYFVMDYVRGGTLAEKIGHCRPAEALQLAAEAGYAVQVLHDSGVIHRDIKPSNLLLDADRTPTAVLVADLGSAKQLADASGLTVTTGTPAYMAPEQAFQTSGFDGRADVYALGVVAFELLTGCKPFGSRGRTVLAPQQASTSTLPTMPRELGVAAGIETLLRAALSVEPEERPQTAQAFADALLSRGEEEWTPARPSGPTRLAVWLAAVVVFLMTMVLTWSFR
- a CDS encoding SHOCT domain-containing protein, with amino-acid sequence MPGLIRGVARTAAVAGTATAVSNRVSRRQQGRWAQQQAAEQPDAAPAPPPPTQSADDPNSTIAQLKELGELKAQGVLTDAEFEEQKSRILGS
- a CDS encoding DUF6325 family protein, coding for MTVAINVDEMGPIDYLVVEFPGSHMTGEGLPLLVDLADRGTIRIMDLVFVKKEPDNSVVAMELADLTGDGKADLAVFEGASSGLLGQDDLEEAAAILEPGDSAGILVYENLWAAPLAKALRRGGAQLVADGRVPVQAVLASLDAAEPGSSSVAGPES